One window from the genome of Synechococcus sp. PROS-7-1 encodes:
- a CDS encoding NTP transferase domain-containing protein has product MSADKLSIIIQAGGKGARLGHKTINIPKCLVNVGHKTLLYHNLSVINSVFDDPEIYIIADYKKDILKAFLDSYPKFNLRLHAPSGRGTASGISEIVAENNLEKVLIMWCDLYLCASSFEEIDISNSIDTICLSRDFTCRWSYIKGQGLIEHPSNEYGVCGIFYFYDALTTFVDMPSSGEFCKYLAKKENYNPLACYAKDLAEVGDLKSYEKLFSRNTYSRARFFNRIDFLGEHVRKQCIVEEYQNVLDSEINWYKHFSGQLSCIPSIYSFDPLVIEKIDGFHPDDLEPSEEIIRSILSSIKLVHKFDSVPSKQDDIINVYLEKTLHRVHKVQKLLPIEPTNICINGKNYINPLCSNNLSDFRSIILSSFANHCDQFVPIHGDPTFSNTIITNDRNCYFIDPRGKFGSSLVYGDSYYDYAKILYSVEGAYDLFNKNNYTVFVTSSDEYTLYLPRSAYSQYSELIYNQVDRPDILRLLHSLIWMSLAGYLENDVNGIIGAFLKGVILYNDFLNTSVNLVSRLPKTWFIDIDGVIVKHNSHLELGDSQQFLSGVKDFLKNINSCDTLVITTARSAEDSVLIMDKIKAIVDCRVELLSNLGHGERILINDRKPSGLKTAVAVNAKRNSGLSYIQFYESSSK; this is encoded by the coding sequence ATGTCTGCCGATAAATTATCGATAATTATTCAGGCTGGTGGGAAAGGAGCAAGATTGGGCCATAAAACGATCAATATTCCGAAATGCTTAGTTAATGTTGGGCATAAAACATTACTTTATCATAACCTTAGTGTTATAAATTCGGTTTTTGATGATCCCGAAATCTATATTATTGCTGATTATAAGAAAGATATTCTAAAGGCTTTCCTAGATTCTTATCCTAAATTCAATTTGCGTTTGCATGCTCCATCTGGTCGTGGCACAGCAAGTGGCATTAGCGAAATAGTGGCAGAAAATAATCTTGAAAAAGTTCTAATAATGTGGTGTGATTTGTATTTATGTGCCTCTTCCTTTGAAGAAATTGATATTTCTAACTCAATTGATACTATATGTCTTTCAAGAGATTTTACGTGTCGATGGTCTTATATTAAAGGTCAGGGTCTTATTGAGCATCCAAGCAACGAGTACGGTGTTTGTGGAATATTTTATTTCTATGATGCTCTAACTACATTTGTCGATATGCCTTCTAGTGGAGAATTTTGTAAATATCTTGCAAAAAAAGAGAATTATAATCCTTTAGCGTGTTACGCGAAAGACTTAGCTGAAGTCGGAGATTTAAAAAGTTACGAGAAGCTTTTCAGTCGGAACACATATTCTCGAGCTAGATTTTTCAACAGAATTGATTTTCTTGGGGAGCATGTAAGGAAACAGTGCATTGTAGAAGAATATCAAAATGTTCTCGATTCAGAAATTAATTGGTATAAACACTTCTCCGGACAATTAAGTTGTATACCAAGTATTTATAGTTTTGATCCATTGGTCATAGAAAAAATTGATGGGTTCCATCCGGATGATCTTGAGCCTTCAGAAGAAATCATTCGTTCGATTTTATCCAGCATAAAATTAGTGCACAAATTTGACTCTGTACCTTCCAAGCAAGATGACATAATAAATGTATATCTCGAAAAAACTTTGCACCGCGTTCATAAAGTACAAAAACTACTCCCGATTGAGCCCACCAATATTTGTATTAATGGAAAGAACTACATAAATCCCCTATGTTCAAATAATTTAAGCGACTTTAGATCTATAATTTTATCTAGTTTTGCTAACCATTGCGATCAATTCGTTCCAATTCATGGGGATCCCACGTTCTCTAATACAATTATTACGAATGATCGTAATTGCTATTTTATAGACCCAAGAGGCAAGTTTGGTTCGTCTTTGGTTTATGGCGATAGTTATTACGATTATGCAAAAATATTATACTCCGTTGAGGGAGCCTATGATTTATTTAATAAGAATAATTATACTGTTTTTGTTACTTCTTCGGATGAATACACTCTCTATTTGCCACGTTCTGCCTATTCACAATATTCTGAATTAATTTATAATCAGGTCGATAGACCTGATATTTTAAGACTTTTGCACTCCCTTATTTGGATGAGTCTTGCCGGATATTTAGAAAATGACGTCAATGGAATAATCGGAGCTTTTCTTAAAGGAGTAATATTGTACAATGATTTTTTGAATACTTCTGTTAATTTAGTTTCTAGGTTGCCCAAGACTTGGTTTATAGATATTGACGGGGTTATTGTTAAGCATAATTCGCATTTAGAACTTGGAGATTCTCAGCAATTTTTGAGTGGCGTGAAAGACTTTCTGAAGAATATAAATTCATGTGATACGTTAGTCATAACAACTGCAAGATCTGCGGAAGATTCTGTTTTAATTATGGACAAGATCAAAGCCATAGTTGACTGTAGAGTTGAACTTCTTTCCAATCTAGGTCACGGAGAAAGAATTTTAATTAATGATCGCAAGCCTAGCGGTTTAAAGACAGCTGTTGCTGTGAATGCAAAGAGAAACTCTGGTTTATCATATATCCAATTTTATGAATCTTCCTCAAAATAG
- a CDS encoding WavE lipopolysaccharide synthesis family protein, with protein MNLNKIFYNNFLESGNLAVYDIFSTNFQYIVSGKPKNTSINAGIVIQGGVADSFTLELVKLAVRRYKLTYSTCKIIISTWDNINEEIKESLIAATHEHKDVFLILNQMPEYTGPNNGNLQIVSTINGARFAKNLGVEYVLKTRTDQIFGEFLFLDQLLSLHRSFKARLPKSQKGRIVVGSMGTFRARPFCVSDFFSFGFTDDIILMWDLKLDDPNQTPRDIIIRHRSINDELPFTEHDLEHFRFVTSSSRAGEGYFASNILYKSGRNYSYDWKDSEEFIASCFIVADTSSLALIWPKYGMTSSFSKYKSGHAWGTTFEKSTYGMSEINFCKWLEFYMELTDHNPNKK; from the coding sequence ATGAATTTAAATAAAATTTTCTACAATAATTTTCTAGAATCAGGAAATTTAGCAGTTTATGATATATTTTCAACTAATTTTCAGTATATTGTCTCCGGAAAACCCAAAAATACGAGCATAAACGCTGGAATTGTGATTCAAGGAGGTGTTGCAGATAGCTTTACATTGGAACTGGTAAAACTTGCAGTCCGCAGGTATAAGCTAACATATTCAACGTGCAAAATAATTATCAGCACATGGGATAATATCAATGAAGAAATTAAAGAATCATTAATAGCTGCAACGCATGAACATAAGGATGTTTTTTTAATATTGAATCAAATGCCCGAGTATACAGGACCCAACAATGGTAATTTGCAAATTGTTAGTACCATTAATGGGGCAAGATTTGCAAAAAATCTAGGTGTTGAATATGTCTTAAAAACACGAACTGATCAAATATTCGGTGAATTCTTGTTCCTTGATCAACTATTATCATTACATAGATCTTTTAAGGCAAGACTACCAAAATCACAGAAGGGGAGAATAGTTGTAGGCTCAATGGGGACATTCCGAGCAAGGCCCTTCTGTGTAAGTGATTTCTTTTCATTCGGCTTTACAGATGATATAATCTTAATGTGGGATTTAAAACTCGACGATCCAAATCAAACACCAAGAGACATCATTATTAGACATAGATCAATTAATGATGAGCTCCCATTTACTGAACATGATCTAGAGCATTTTAGATTTGTCACTTCGAGCTCAAGAGCCGGAGAAGGTTATTTTGCAAGCAACATATTATACAAATCAGGGCGCAATTACAGCTATGATTGGAAAGATAGCGAGGAATTTATCGCAAGTTGTTTTATTGTTGCTGATACTTCCAGTCTAGCTCTAATATGGCCTAAATATGGAATGACTAGCTCATTTAGTAAATATAAATCAGGGCATGCATGGGGAACAACATTTGAAAAATCAACATATGGGATGTCAGAAATTAATTTCTGCAAATGGTTAGAGTTTTATATGGAATTAACCGATCACAATCCGAATAAGAAATAA
- the psbZ gene encoding photosystem II reaction center protein PsbZ, whose protein sequence is MQILNTLTVLALVVMSFALIVAVPVLYASNEDSGRSNRLILLGGIAWVALVLVNWGMSFFVV, encoded by the coding sequence ATGCAGATCCTCAACACTCTCACCGTGCTGGCCCTGGTGGTGATGTCGTTCGCCCTGATCGTGGCGGTGCCGGTGCTTTACGCCTCCAATGAGGACAGCGGCCGCTCCAACCGCCTGATCCTGCTGGGCGGCATCGCCTGGGTGGCGCTGGTGCTGGTGAACTGGGGGATGAGCTTCTTTGTGGTGTGA
- a CDS encoding precorrin-8X methylmutase, producing MADHPIFTESIRRIRALLGETGLGPLEQQVLERLVHSSGDPGLRPLLQFSDGACARAVQALTGGAVILTDTAMAAAAVAPMAARTLGNEVRCLLDWAPALSPQGSTRSAAAMQRAWPELSAAARSAGSALPLVLVGSAPTALEQLLDQVQAGADAPSVLIGMPVGFVGVPESKRRLAATGLTQIRLEGTRGGAGLVAASVNALLRAAQAAS from the coding sequence ATGGCCGATCACCCGATCTTCACGGAAAGCATCCGGCGCATTCGGGCCCTGCTGGGGGAGACGGGTTTAGGCCCTTTGGAGCAGCAGGTGCTGGAGCGCCTGGTGCACAGCAGCGGTGATCCTGGTCTCAGGCCCCTGCTGCAGTTCAGCGATGGCGCCTGCGCCCGCGCTGTGCAGGCGCTCACCGGTGGGGCTGTGATTCTCACGGACACGGCCATGGCGGCGGCGGCGGTGGCACCGATGGCGGCCCGCACCCTGGGCAATGAGGTGCGCTGCCTGCTCGACTGGGCTCCGGCGCTCTCGCCGCAGGGGTCCACCCGCTCGGCGGCGGCGATGCAAAGGGCCTGGCCGGAGCTCAGCGCAGCGGCCCGCTCGGCTGGGAGCGCCTTGCCGCTGGTGCTGGTGGGTAGTGCCCCCACCGCGCTTGAGCAGCTGCTCGATCAGGTGCAGGCCGGCGCTGATGCCCCATCTGTTCTGATCGGCATGCCGGTGGGGTTTGTGGGGGTGCCGGAGAGCAAGCGACGCCTGGCGGCCACTGGTCTGACCCAGATTCGCCTGGAAGGCACCCGCGGCGGCGCCGGCTTGGTGGCTGCCTCCGTGAATGCTTTGCTGCGGGCTGCTCAGGCCGCCAGTTGA
- the mutS gene encoding DNA mismatch repair protein MutS encodes MPRSAAQSEEQTLQGSLFGAPEPAEPAKSRSSQPANPELEDLTDASLSADAAARPRQRQQREENKTDSADPTAEGSGDDDGSSDEPAWAHHSQVDPAQLTPMLRHYVELKSEHPERVLLYRLGDFFECFFEDAVELSRVLELTLTGKEGGKAIGRVPMAGIPHHAAERYCAELIRRGYSVALCDQLETTPAKGALLKRGITRVLTPGTVLEEGMLSARRNNWLAAVVVEPATSKTPLRWGLASADVSTGDVRVMERTGSDGLHQQLAQLEASELLWAAEDSAEAARPAWCPDRLRLSPMARTPFSAPQAEQTLKTHYQLTSLDGLGLPELPLALRAFGGLLQYVNDTQPLEEDARVPLDVPAIVHSGEALVLDAQTRRNLELTATQRDGQLQGSLLWAIDQTLTAMGGRCLRRWLEAPLMDLSAIQQRQAVVSLLVSGRPLRQALRRLLRPMGDLERLAGRAGAGHAGARDLVAIADGLERLPQLASRLQSSLEQWPSELTALQKPEPALAELAASIRQTLIDAPPLSLSEGGLIHDGVDPLLDGLRNQLDDQDAWLAEQERLERERSGNNNLRLQYHRTFGYFLAVSKAKAGSVPDHWIRRQTLANEERFITPELKEREGRIFQLRARACQREYELYCSLREQVGAMAAPIRAAARGIACLDALSALADTAATGGWCAPVLSDSRQLEIVAGRHPVVEQLLVETSFTPNDLNLGNGTDLIVLTGPNASGKSCYLRQIGLIQLLAQIGSWVPATSARVGLADRIFTRVGAVDDLAAGQSTFMVEMAETANILHHASARSLVLLDEIGRGTATFDGLSIAWAVSEHLAGDLKARTVFATHYHELNNLAGERANVANFQVMVEETGADLVFLHQVQCGGASRSYGIEAARLAGVPTPVVQRARQVLDQLAA; translated from the coding sequence ATGCCGCGCTCCGCTGCCCAATCCGAGGAGCAGACCCTCCAGGGCAGTCTGTTCGGGGCTCCAGAACCCGCTGAACCAGCCAAAAGCCGCTCCAGCCAACCTGCCAACCCGGAGCTGGAGGACCTCACGGACGCCAGCCTCAGCGCCGATGCCGCCGCCCGGCCCCGCCAACGCCAGCAGCGCGAGGAGAACAAAACCGATAGCGCTGATCCAACTGCAGAAGGCTCCGGCGACGACGACGGCAGCAGCGACGAACCCGCCTGGGCCCACCACAGCCAGGTGGATCCGGCCCAGCTCACGCCGATGCTGCGCCATTACGTGGAGCTCAAATCTGAGCATCCCGAGCGGGTGCTGCTGTATCGCCTCGGTGATTTCTTCGAGTGCTTTTTCGAGGATGCGGTGGAGCTCTCCCGGGTGCTGGAGCTCACCCTCACCGGCAAGGAAGGGGGCAAAGCAATCGGCCGCGTGCCCATGGCCGGCATTCCCCACCACGCCGCGGAGCGCTACTGCGCCGAGCTGATCCGCCGCGGCTATTCGGTGGCGCTCTGCGATCAACTGGAAACCACCCCCGCCAAGGGCGCCCTGCTCAAACGCGGGATCACCCGCGTGCTCACCCCCGGCACCGTGCTGGAGGAAGGCATGCTCAGCGCCCGCCGCAACAACTGGCTGGCTGCCGTGGTGGTGGAGCCCGCCACCAGCAAAACACCCTTGCGCTGGGGCCTGGCCAGCGCCGATGTGAGCACCGGCGATGTGCGCGTGATGGAACGCACGGGCAGCGATGGCCTGCACCAACAGCTGGCCCAGCTCGAGGCTTCCGAGCTGCTCTGGGCAGCCGAAGACAGCGCAGAAGCCGCGCGACCCGCCTGGTGCCCCGATCGCCTGCGCCTCAGCCCCATGGCCCGCACCCCCTTCAGTGCCCCCCAGGCCGAGCAAACCCTCAAAACCCACTACCAGCTGACCAGCCTCGATGGCCTCGGTCTGCCGGAGCTGCCCCTGGCCCTGCGCGCCTTCGGGGGGTTGCTGCAGTACGTGAACGACACCCAGCCCCTGGAGGAGGACGCCCGGGTTCCCCTGGATGTGCCGGCGATCGTGCACAGCGGCGAGGCCCTGGTGCTCGACGCCCAGACCCGCCGCAACCTGGAGCTCACCGCCACCCAGCGGGACGGCCAGCTGCAGGGGTCGTTGCTCTGGGCCATCGATCAAACCCTCACGGCCATGGGCGGCCGCTGCCTGCGCCGCTGGCTGGAAGCCCCACTGATGGACCTCAGCGCCATCCAGCAACGTCAGGCCGTTGTGAGCCTGCTGGTGAGCGGCCGCCCCCTGCGCCAGGCCCTGCGCCGGCTGCTGCGGCCCATGGGCGATCTCGAACGCCTGGCGGGCCGGGCCGGTGCGGGCCATGCCGGCGCCCGCGATCTGGTGGCGATCGCTGATGGCCTCGAGCGCCTGCCCCAACTGGCATCCCGCCTGCAAAGCAGCCTGGAGCAGTGGCCAAGCGAGCTCACGGCCTTGCAGAAGCCGGAGCCCGCCCTGGCTGAGCTGGCCGCCAGCATTCGCCAGACCCTGATCGACGCCCCGCCCCTCTCCCTCAGCGAAGGTGGACTGATTCACGACGGCGTCGATCCCCTGCTCGATGGCCTGCGCAACCAGCTCGACGATCAAGACGCCTGGCTGGCGGAGCAAGAGCGGCTGGAACGCGAACGCAGCGGCAACAACAACCTGCGCCTGCAATACCACCGCACTTTTGGCTACTTCCTGGCGGTGAGCAAAGCCAAGGCCGGCTCGGTGCCGGACCACTGGATCCGCCGCCAGACCCTGGCCAATGAAGAGCGCTTCATCACCCCCGAACTCAAGGAGCGGGAGGGGCGCATCTTCCAGTTGCGGGCCCGGGCCTGTCAGCGCGAATACGAGCTCTATTGCAGCCTGCGCGAGCAGGTGGGAGCGATGGCCGCGCCGATCCGCGCGGCAGCCCGAGGCATCGCCTGCCTCGATGCCCTCAGCGCCTTGGCGGACACCGCCGCCACCGGCGGTTGGTGTGCCCCGGTGCTCAGCGACAGCCGCCAGCTGGAGATCGTGGCCGGGCGCCATCCGGTGGTGGAGCAGCTGCTGGTGGAAACGTCCTTCACCCCCAACGACCTCAACCTGGGCAATGGCACCGACCTGATCGTGCTCACTGGCCCCAATGCCAGCGGCAAAAGCTGCTACCTGCGCCAGATCGGCCTGATCCAGCTGCTGGCCCAGATCGGCAGCTGGGTGCCGGCCACCTCAGCCCGCGTCGGCCTCGCCGATCGCATCTTCACCCGGGTGGGCGCCGTGGATGATCTCGCCGCCGGCCAGTCCACCTTCATGGTGGAGATGGCGGAAACGGCCAACATCCTCCACCACGCCAGCGCGCGCTCCCTGGTGCTGCTTGATGAGATCGGCCGAGGCACCGCTACCTTCGATGGCCTCTCGATCGCATGGGCAGTGAGTGAACATCTGGCCGGCGATCTCAAAGCCCGCACCGTGTTCGCCACCCACTACCACGAGCTCAACAACCTGGCCGGCGAACGCGCCAACGTGGCCAACTTCCAGGTGATGGTGGAGGAAACCGGCGCCGATCTGGTGTTCCTGCATCAGGTGCAGTGCGGGGGCGCCAGCCGCAGCTACGGCATCGAGGCCGCCCGCCTCGCCGGCGTGCCCACACCCGTGGTGCAACGGGCCCGGCAGGTACTCGATCAACTGGCGGCCTGA
- the holA gene encoding DNA polymerase III subunit delta, translating into MPIQLLWGDDSAALERAIQAVIDSALDPAWASVNLSRLDGSESGQARQALEEARTPPFGSGARVVLLQRSPFCNGCPSELADRFEASIDAIPDSTELLLCNPNKPDGRLRTTKALQKRVKAGQAKELSFKLPAVWDGAGQRQLVERTASELKLSLEPKAVDALIDAIGSDSARLAMELQKLALHAESTGSPHISATAVQSLIDGLSTNALQVGDALLAGDPGEAIALLDALFDGGEPALRIVATLTGQIRGWLWVLLLEQQGERDVAVIAKAAGIGNPKRIYVMRKQLQGRSPERCLNLLGRLLDVEAALKRGAQPGDAFRDGLLG; encoded by the coding sequence ATGCCGATCCAGTTGCTGTGGGGCGATGATTCCGCGGCACTGGAGCGGGCCATTCAAGCCGTGATCGACAGCGCGCTCGATCCGGCCTGGGCCAGCGTGAATCTGAGCCGACTGGATGGCAGCGAAAGCGGGCAGGCCCGGCAGGCCCTGGAAGAAGCGCGCACACCGCCGTTCGGCAGCGGAGCGCGGGTGGTGCTGCTGCAGCGCTCACCTTTCTGCAATGGCTGCCCCAGTGAGCTGGCCGATCGCTTTGAAGCCTCCATCGACGCCATTCCCGACAGCACCGAGCTGCTGCTCTGCAACCCCAACAAACCCGATGGCCGGCTGCGCACCACCAAGGCCCTGCAGAAACGGGTGAAGGCAGGGCAGGCCAAAGAACTGAGCTTCAAGCTGCCGGCGGTGTGGGATGGCGCCGGGCAGCGCCAGTTGGTGGAGCGCACCGCCAGCGAGCTCAAGCTGAGCCTGGAGCCCAAGGCGGTGGACGCCCTGATCGATGCCATCGGCAGCGATAGCGCCCGGCTGGCGATGGAACTGCAAAAACTGGCCCTGCATGCGGAAAGCACAGGCAGCCCACACATCAGTGCCACGGCGGTGCAGAGCCTGATCGATGGGCTCAGTACCAATGCCCTGCAGGTGGGCGATGCCCTGCTCGCCGGCGACCCCGGAGAAGCGATCGCCCTGCTGGATGCCCTGTTCGATGGCGGCGAACCGGCCCTGCGCATCGTGGCCACCCTTACCGGACAAATCCGCGGCTGGCTCTGGGTGCTGCTGCTCGAGCAGCAGGGGGAACGGGATGTGGCCGTGATCGCCAAGGCAGCCGGCATCGGCAACCCCAAGCGGATCTACGTGATGCGCAAACAACTGCAAGGCCGCAGCCCAGAGCGCTGCCTCAACCTGCTTGGCCGGCTGCTGGATGTGGAAGCAGCGCTCAAACGCGGCGCCCAACCCGGCGATGCCTTCCGTGACGGCCTGCTGGGATGA
- the ribH gene encoding 6,7-dimethyl-8-ribityllumazine synthase, with amino-acid sequence MATFEGRFTDAQGLRIAVVVARFNDLVTGKLLSGCLDCLHRHGVDVTPESSQLDVAWVPGSFELPVVAQNLARSGRYQVLITLGAVIRGDTPHFDVVVAEASKGIASVARDTGVPVIFGVLTTDTMQQALERAGIKSNLGWSYGLQALEMGSLMKVLV; translated from the coding sequence ATGGCCACCTTTGAAGGACGGTTCACTGACGCGCAGGGCCTGCGCATCGCTGTGGTGGTTGCTCGTTTCAATGATTTGGTGACCGGCAAGCTTTTGAGCGGATGCCTGGACTGTCTGCACCGCCACGGTGTGGACGTGACCCCCGAGAGCAGCCAGTTGGATGTGGCTTGGGTGCCGGGATCGTTTGAGCTTCCAGTGGTGGCTCAAAACCTGGCACGTAGCGGCCGTTATCAGGTATTGATCACCCTGGGCGCGGTGATCCGCGGAGACACCCCCCATTTCGACGTTGTCGTCGCCGAAGCCAGCAAAGGCATCGCCTCTGTGGCACGGGATACGGGCGTTCCGGTGATCTTTGGGGTGCTTACGACTGACACGATGCAGCAAGCCTTGGAGCGAGCGGGTATCAAGAGCAATCTGGGTTGGAGCTATGGATTGCAGGCCTTGGAGATGGGGAGTCTGATGAAGGTACTTGTGTGA
- a CDS encoding aspartate kinase codes for MALLVQKFGGTSVGSVERIQAVARRIAACKEDGNDLVIVVSAMGHTTDELTAKARAISSNPPQREMDMLLATGEQVSIALLSMALHALGVPAISMTGAQVGIVTESAHGRARILDVRTDRLRSRLAEGQVVVVAGFQGTSQSSGGTAEITTLGRGGSDTSAVALAAALGADACEIYTDVPGVLTTDPRKVADAQLMPEVSCDEMLELASLGAAVLHPRAVEIARNYGVTMVVRSSWSEDAGTTLTSRSARPIGRDGLELGRPVDGVELVEGQAVLALSHVSDQPGVAAQLFESLSAGGVNVDLIIQSTHEGNSNDITFTVAESELEKARRICADQLQTLGGELVAEAGMSKLSISGAGIMGRPGIAAGLFQTLSRVGINLRLIATSEVKVSCVVEASAGSKALQATQDAFELASDLISLNPLPSGEGEPEVRGVALDRDQAQMSVRHVPDKPGTAGALCNALADAGISLDGIVQSERQHADGSRDISFTLKRDDRAAADRALSHLLAQWPGALLEDGPAIARVSAVGAGMPATAGTAGRMFRYLADAGVNIEMIATSEIRTSCVVAESDGIAALQAVHAGFQLGGSTRHQAQGTESPNA; via the coding sequence ATGGCCCTGCTGGTGCAGAAGTTCGGCGGCACCTCCGTTGGCAGCGTGGAGCGCATTCAGGCTGTGGCCCGGCGCATCGCCGCCTGCAAGGAGGACGGCAACGACCTGGTGATCGTGGTGTCGGCCATGGGCCACACCACCGATGAACTCACCGCCAAAGCCCGCGCCATCAGCAGCAACCCGCCCCAGCGGGAGATGGACATGCTGCTGGCCACTGGCGAGCAGGTGTCCATCGCCCTGCTCTCGATGGCCCTGCATGCCCTGGGCGTACCAGCGATCTCGATGACCGGCGCCCAGGTGGGCATCGTCACCGAATCAGCCCACGGCCGTGCCCGCATCCTCGATGTGCGCACCGACCGCCTGCGCAGCCGCCTGGCTGAAGGGCAGGTGGTGGTGGTGGCCGGCTTCCAGGGCACCAGCCAGAGCAGCGGCGGCACAGCTGAGATCACCACCCTGGGCCGTGGAGGCTCGGACACCTCAGCGGTGGCCCTGGCGGCAGCCCTCGGCGCCGATGCCTGCGAGATCTACACCGATGTGCCCGGAGTGCTCACCACCGATCCGCGCAAGGTGGCCGATGCCCAGCTGATGCCGGAGGTGAGCTGCGATGAAATGCTCGAGCTGGCCAGCCTCGGCGCCGCCGTGCTCCATCCCCGCGCCGTGGAGATCGCCCGCAACTACGGCGTCACCATGGTGGTGCGCTCCAGCTGGAGCGAGGACGCCGGCACCACGCTCACCAGCCGCAGTGCCCGGCCCATCGGCCGCGACGGCTTAGAGCTGGGCCGGCCCGTCGATGGCGTCGAACTGGTGGAAGGGCAGGCGGTGCTGGCGCTCTCCCACGTGTCAGATCAACCGGGCGTTGCCGCCCAGTTGTTTGAAAGCCTCTCCGCCGGGGGGGTGAATGTGGATCTGATCATCCAGTCCACCCACGAGGGCAACAGCAACGACATCACCTTCACCGTGGCCGAATCCGAGCTGGAGAAGGCCCGCCGCATCTGCGCCGACCAGCTGCAGACCCTGGGCGGTGAGCTGGTGGCGGAAGCCGGCATGAGCAAGCTCAGCATCAGCGGCGCGGGGATCATGGGCCGCCCCGGCATCGCCGCCGGCCTATTCCAGACCCTCTCGCGGGTGGGCATCAACCTGCGCCTGATCGCCACCAGCGAAGTGAAGGTGAGTTGCGTGGTGGAGGCATCCGCCGGTTCCAAGGCCTTGCAGGCCACCCAGGACGCCTTCGAGCTCGCGAGTGATCTGATCAGCCTCAACCCCCTGCCCAGCGGCGAAGGCGAACCGGAAGTGCGCGGTGTGGCGCTCGACCGGGATCAGGCCCAGATGAGCGTGCGCCACGTGCCCGACAAACCCGGCACGGCCGGTGCCCTCTGCAACGCCCTGGCCGATGCGGGCATCAGCCTCGATGGCATCGTGCAGTCGGAGCGGCAGCATGCCGACGGCAGCCGCGACATCAGCTTCACGCTCAAACGCGACGACCGCGCCGCCGCCGATCGCGCCCTCTCCCACCTGCTGGCCCAATGGCCCGGCGCCCTGCTTGAGGATGGACCCGCCATTGCCCGCGTCAGCGCCGTGGGTGCGGGCATGCCAGCAACGGCCGGCACCGCTGGGCGCATGTTCCGCTACCTGGCCGACGCCGGCGTGAACATCGAGATGATCGCCACCAGCGAAATCCGCACCAGCTGTGTGGTGGCCGAAAGCGATGGCATCGCCGCCCTGCAAGCCGTGCACGCCGGTTTCCAGCTGGGCGGCAGCACCCGCCATCAGGCGCAGGGAACGGAATCGCCGAACGCTTAA
- a CDS encoding glycosyltransferase, with amino-acid sequence MPMPVCLVHFGPYQPLWQQPGLLQAGPQLPDGPYSLQLSQPTIQALRAGLKRRAWPSRSVLLHYSDPFLMRACPLQGVRQWPGPRLLACGDLHHGPAPLDTLAAYQGEEPHDAVMLTFNPALLGEVQARLNVPVRCLAPSFFRYPAAQRAASPERVLLHVGSLGPHHPRRRALVEALQARGRIPFRHATTASAEEAAELYARHALVLNVPLNHDLNHRLFEVMAAGTAQVVFADPSLVGPLQHLTERPDVFWAGSIEQLEALVQRLFSSPEPLDGLAVEPPPYWALQDLLKTAFQPQLGSVRSGQTVLL; translated from the coding sequence ATGCCCATGCCCGTCTGCCTGGTTCACTTCGGCCCCTACCAGCCGCTCTGGCAGCAACCAGGGCTGCTCCAGGCGGGGCCGCAGCTGCCTGATGGTCCTTACTCCCTGCAGCTCAGCCAGCCCACCATCCAGGCCTTGCGCGCAGGCCTCAAGCGCCGCGCTTGGCCCAGCCGCAGCGTGCTGCTGCACTACAGCGACCCCTTCTTGATGCGCGCCTGCCCGCTCCAAGGCGTGCGGCAATGGCCTGGCCCGCGCCTGCTGGCCTGCGGTGATCTGCACCACGGCCCTGCGCCCCTCGACACCCTGGCTGCTTACCAGGGCGAAGAGCCCCACGACGCCGTGATGCTCACCTTCAATCCAGCCCTGTTGGGCGAGGTGCAGGCACGCCTGAACGTGCCCGTGCGCTGCCTGGCCCCCAGCTTCTTTCGCTACCCAGCAGCCCAACGGGCTGCATCACCAGAGCGGGTGCTCTTGCACGTGGGCAGCCTCGGGCCCCATCACCCCAGGCGCCGCGCACTGGTTGAAGCCCTGCAGGCCAGGGGCCGCATCCCCTTCCGCCATGCCACCACCGCCAGTGCCGAGGAAGCCGCGGAGCTCTACGCCCGCCATGCCCTGGTGCTGAACGTGCCCCTCAACCACGATCTCAACCACCGGTTGTTTGAGGTGATGGCCGCCGGCACCGCTCAGGTGGTGTTTGCAGATCCTTCCCTGGTCGGGCCCCTGCAACACCTGACAGAACGCCCGGATGTGTTCTGGGCAGGCTCGATTGAGCAGCTGGAAGCACTGGTGCAGAGGCTGTTCTCCAGCCCTGAGCCCCTGGATGGCCTCGCCGTAGAACCTCCCCCGTACTGGGCCCTCCAAGACCTACTGAAAACTGCGTTTCAACCTCAGTTGGGATCAGTACGATCCGGCCAGACCGTTCTGCTCTGA